From a single Glycine soja cultivar W05 chromosome 19, ASM419377v2, whole genome shotgun sequence genomic region:
- the LOC114398818 gene encoding uncharacterized protein LOC114398818, whose protein sequence is MGSSNRNFPASMSVLISKNYDDWCAQMNVIFRFQDVTEVVQEGVQEPNKNPTDAQKVAHRDLMKRDAKTLFIIHQCAHANNFQKIRSANTAKKAWDTLEKSYAGDNKKVKLQTLRRQYELLQMSDQESIGEFFSRILAITNQMNAYSDKQSDLEIIDKVLRTLTPRFDHIVMVIEQGQNLEEMKMKEL, encoded by the coding sequence ATGGGTTCCTCGAATAGAAATTTTCCAGCATCTATGTCTGTTCTCATAAGCAAGAACTATGATGATTGGTGTGCTCAGATGAATGTAATCTTTCGATTTCAAGATGTGACAGAAGTGGTGCAAGAAGGGGTTCAAGAACCTAACAAGAACCCAACTGATGCACAGAAGGTGGCTCACCGTGATTTGATGAAAAGAGATGCAAAGACATTGTTCATTATTCATCAATGTGCACATGCaaataattttcagaaaattagatcTGCTAATACTGCGAAGAAGGCATGGGATACTCTAGAGAAATCCTATGCAGGGGATAACAAGAAGGTGAAGTTGCAAACCTTGAGAAGACAGTATGAACTTCTACAAATGAGTGATCAAGAAAGCATTGGTGAGTTCTTTTCTCGAATTTTGgcaattacaaatcaaatgaatgCTTATAGTGACAAGCAATCAGACTTGGAGATCATTGACAAGGTATTAAGAACCTTGACACCAAGATTCGATCATATAGTGATGGTAATTGAGCAAGGCCAGAATCTTgaagaaatgaagatgaaagaacTGTAA
- the LOC114399375 gene encoding mitochondrial fission 1 protein A-like — protein MNAMFGSLFESIGNFFTGGEQIPWCDRDVIAGCEREVAEAANGDSEERKNESIMRLSWALVHSRQKEDIQRGIAMLETSLGNDKSPLHQREKLYLLAVGYYRSNDYGRSRQLVEQCLEIAPDWRQALSLKKIVEDRIAKDGVIGIGITATAVGLIVGGIATALARRS, from the exons ATGAACGCCATGTTCGGAAGCCTCTTCGAATCCATCGGAAACTTCTTCACCGGCGGTGAGCAGATCCCGTGGTGCGACCGTGACGTCATCGCT GGCTGTGAGAGAGAAGTTGCAGAGGCTGCTAATGGTGACTCTGAGGAGCGGAAGAATGAGAGTATAATGAGGTTGTCATGGGCTCTTGTTCATTCAAGGCAAAAGGAAGATATTCAGCGTGGGATAGCCATGCTTGAAA CTTCCTTGGGCAATGATAAAAGTCCTTTGCATCAAAGAGAGAAGCTTTATCTTCTGGCTGTTGGTTACTATAGAAGTAATGACTATGGAAGGAGCCGGCAGCTTGTGGAGCAATGTTTGGAG ATTGCACCTGATTGGAGGCAAGCACTATCCCTCAAGAAAATAGTTGAAGATCGAATTGCTAAAG ATGGTGTAATAGGAATTGGCATCACTGCAACGGCTGTGGGACTTATAGTCGGTGGCATAGCTACGGCTCTGGCCAGGAGGAGTTGA
- the LOC114399029 gene encoding DNA-directed RNA polymerase V subunit 5A-like: protein MLKNRGYSIPSHEIDLSLSDFRNMHGQSPDPDRLRLSLTHATNSSKRILVIFCEPGVVKVTAIQNIVGQIINRDTLTGLILIVENHITSQALKAVNLFSFKVEIFQITDLLVNITKHVLKPKQQVLTDKQKKNLLKKYNIKEKQLPRMLQTDAIARYYGLKRGKVVKVTYSGEITQMHVTYRCVW from the exons ATGCTCAAAAACAGAGGCTATTCCATTCCCTCTCACGAAATcgacctttctctctctgatTTCCGCAACATGCATGGTCAATCCCCGGACCCTGATCGCCTTCGCCTCTCCCTCACTCATGCCACCAACTCTTCCAAAAGG ATTTTAGTCATATTCTGTGAGCCAGGTGTTGTGAAAGTTACTGCCATTCAGAACATTGTGGGGCAGATTATTAATAGAGACACTTTGACTGGCCTCATATTGATAGTGGAGAATCATATTACTAGCCAGGCCTTGAAAGCAGTCAATCTTTTCTCCTTCAAGGTTGAAATTTTCCAG ATCACAGACTTGCTTGTTAATATTACAAAGCATGTATTGAAGCCAAAGCAGCAGGTGCTGACTGATAAGCAGAAGAAAAATCTCCTGAAGAAGTACAATATCAAAGAAAAGCAG CTTCCCCGCATGCTACAGACAGATGCAATTGCAAGATATTATGGACTCAAGAGGGGGAAAGTAGTTAAGGTTACCTATAGTGGTGAAATCACCCAGATGCATGTCACATATCGATGTGTTTGGTGA